One genomic segment of Brassica napus cultivar Da-Ae chromosome A3, Da-Ae, whole genome shotgun sequence includes these proteins:
- the LOC106384763 gene encoding uncharacterized protein LOC106384763, whose product MLEDLTIKLPLVDAIQMIPSMRNLMKGLISGKVTGDSELFVVSKECTAVLQNKPINKLDDPNKFVLSIQIGRTIFACSLCDLGSSVNLMPYSVAKRMGFTDFKPTTISLVFADRSVKSPVGTLEDLHVRVGNIFVPTDFVVLEVKEEPRDPLILGRPFLCTAGAIIDVRQGRIDLHIGDIAMNLEMNKLLKKPMLDA is encoded by the coding sequence ATGCTAGAGGATCTAACTATCAAGTTACCTCTTGTGGATGCGATCCAGATGATACCTTCTATGCGCAACTTGATGAAAGGGTTAATCTCTGGCAAGGTAACTGGAGACAGTGAACTATTTGTGGTTTCAAAAGAATGCACTGCGGTACTTCAGAACAAGCCGATTAATAAATTGGATGATCCAAACAAGTTTGTTCTCTCCATACAAATTGGGAGAACCATATTCGCTTGTTCTCTATGCGATCTGGGTTCCAGTGTCAATCTTATGCCTTACTCCGTGGCAAAACGAATGGGCTTCACAGACTTCAAGCCGACGACAATCTCCCTGGTGTTCGCCGATAGATCAGTCAAGTCACCGGTGGGTACTCTGGAAGACCTTCATGTCCGAGTGGGTAACATATTTGTTCCGACAGATTTTGTGGTTCTGGAGGTTAAAGAAGAACCGAGAGATCCACTCATCCTAGGTCGTCCTTTCTTGTGCACAGCTGGTGCGATCATTGATGTTCGACAAGGAAGGATTGATCTTCACATAGGAGACATTGCGATGAACTTAGAAATGAACAAATTGCTGAAGAAACCGATGTTAGATGCATAG